The following is a genomic window from Rana temporaria chromosome 7, aRanTem1.1, whole genome shotgun sequence.
GGCAAACAACGCACCCACAGCCACCCCCTCCAGACGGTTTTGGTCACacacaccccaccccccccatacTTACCCCATATATCGGGTAGCGCTTCCTCCGGGTGATGGGCGGCAGCTTCCCATGTCCTCCTCGGCATCACAATGGCTTCCAAATTgcgtctcctccttcctcctcatagGCATGCAATAGGTTcgcttctcctttcggccaatctCATGACGGGTCTCAGGAcaagcttcctgattggccgggaggagaattagGAAGACAATAGAGAACATTTTTtgttgctattgtcacacaactgaaacctattagagcctctggcttgaAATCCATGCGCCTGGCACctcgcatgtagattagggggcggaCGCATGGATAAGGGTGTGGTGCCTCGGTGCCCTGCATTAGGGGCCACAATTGATGTGATCTATagtgaaaacacaaaaaataagacCGCTATCTACAAGCACACTGCACTCTATGCTGTTGCTACTCTCTTTTCTCTCTGAAATTGTTAacaatttactgtatttatttttttaccctgaaaatggagggtaaactgtgcctgtgtgttttatacacccatattttttttttaccaacagtgggcgatccgccccgggtgccacccattgggggggtgtcaggccagcTGTCCCACCTCTCCTGACCCTGGGACAGCGCTGCCAGCATACTTTGAAGTTAAGAAAACATTGCTGCCAGTCCTTTCTCATCTTTTCTCCATGTCCGGGAGTCCATGTCTGGAGCGGGATCCGGGGCAGGGGTTCCGTGTCCGTGGCAGGGGTTCTGTGTCCAGGGCAGGGGTTCCGTTCCGGGGCAGGGGTTCCGTGTCCAGGGCAAGGGGTCTGTGTCCAAGGCAGGGGTTCTGTGTGTGGGGAAGGGGGTCTGTGTCCCGGGCAGGGAGTCCGTGTCCAGGGTGTGGAGTCCGTGTCCAGGGCAGGGGGTCCgggaaaggggaagggggtcCTGGGCAGAAAGTCTGTGTCCCGGGGGGTCCATGTCCGGGGCAGGGGATCCGTGTCCGGGGCAGGGGGCCCATGTCCAGGGCAGGGGGTCTGTGTCCGGCGGTCCGGGGCAGGTTAGGGGTCCGTGTCCGGGGAAAGTGGTCTGTGTCTGGGGCAGGTGGTCTGTGTCTGGGGCAGGGGGTCCGTGTCCATGGCAGGGAGTCTGTGTCCCGCACAGAGGTCTGTTTCCAGGGCAGGGGGTCTGTGTCCAGAGTACGGGGTCTGTGTCCCAGGGAGGGAGTCTGTGTCCGGGGCAGGGAATCCGTGTACGGGGCAGGTGGTCTGTGTCCAGGGCAGGTGTCCATGTCCAGGGCAGGTGTCCATGTCCAGGGCAGGAGATCTGTGTCCTGGGGAGAGAGTCCGTGTCTGGGGCAAGGGATCCGTGTCTAGGGGAAATGGTCTGTGTTTGGGGCAGGTGGTCCGTGTCCAGGGCAGGGGGTCCGTGTCCCGGGCAGGGAGTCTGTGTCCCGGgcagggggtctgtgtactgtgcagggggctgtggaaagtattTTTCctggaaacttccctcttaaggtTAGGtagcatgttatacgccgataaatacagggtaccatatatactcaaatataagccaagtttttcagcaaatttttttgtgctgaaaatgcccccctcggcttatactcgagccacctttttgcgcctgatctccctgatctcccggattttgggcacatatggcacacatatagccccactcttcctctataatcGTACAAAGTTTTTTATCCGGGGGACctacgatttttcaaagccgggagcctcttccatagactctaatgttaaacggtcattcctccggtaactttggggacccggtaccggcccgtCATAGGcctcctggacccgaaacttggcacacatgtagccccaaagCTGGGCAGCCCTtccatatactcccatgttaaacaaaagtctagtcatggacacagtgaggcatgggcccagtgaggcatgggcacagtgaggcatgggcacagtgaggcatgcagatggacaccctaggcttatactcgagtcaatacgttttcccatttttttgtggtaaaattaggtgcctcggcttctatttgggtcggcttatacccgCGTATATACGGTACTTGTTTTTCATGCATTGTGGCCATTTGGAGGGTCTCCTgaggttatctttaaaaaaacgcTCCTAACCTCAAATTCTCATAACTGCTACTAAACTCGCATAAACTTCGTATGTAAAATCTGTCGCTTATTGTCTGTCAAGTTTCCAGCGTTCAGAAGAAGTTTTGAAGTTTTGAGCCCCAAAGTTGTATTTTAGAAACTTTGTTTATTGAACTTAAACAGTTGTGTATATTTACAAAAGTATATAAATGTTTCCAATTACAGAGATTATGTGAagataaaaagatacaaaaagatACAAATGTAGAAGCAGTGACAGTCTTGCATGTGTCTTtgttacatacacacatacaaatgttacataaatataataaataacacaATACAAAGAAGAGAATATAAACTGATTATAAAAGAGAGCCTGGGAAAGACAGCAGAACCACACCGTAGTACCCCAAATCAACGGAATCcaaaggaaccccccccccctgtcttctcccccccccccctctcttttttactcttttttttgtgCTGCAACACAGATCAGATGCTCTGCAAATGTTCTGCAGAATTTCCAGGACTTTAATGCCTCAATCCTAATGAgcggggccgtctttaatattgattggaccctgagcaaacattttcttgctctccatcataggtgtgcgcacagggtgtgccagatgtgcctgggcacaccctaatggccCTGTACTAGGCAAATCCACCCTTCCGCTTGGCTGCACAGCAAAGGACTGGGGAGTCTCTGTTctcagttcctttctctatctgaaaagtgagacatcaggggtctgttttgaaccctgatatttcaccaaagcccaccaatggggcacctaaaaaaaaataaaaaaaatattgtaaaataaatattgtaaaaaaggATAAAGtaacattaaaaatgtataaaaaataaacgaatgacaccaacctctgccttactgacaccgtccactgcttcattgacactgtccattgccctactgccctaTATGTGTGTTTGTGCTTAGGGGTGCTtatgggtgcacaccctaatgcaataggctgcgcacacctacgcTTTCCACcttctctgagacatacaataaatatcagctagactcaaaatctaTTTTCTaaatcagatcaggcagcgattggcattggttgccagaggttacagcatatcattaccgcttactgactggttgctagaggttacagcacacattatggctcactggtTAGTTGATAGAGGTTACAGCTcattgttgattggttgctagaggttactgcacattcaattaatttttttacatctgtccctgatatgtccgaaaccgacatgcttttgatatgaAAATCCCGATATTTtagctctgcactgcctcctggcgtggtggccatctgtaagcccgggggccccataatcttctattgcccgggggccccataatcttctattgcccgggggccccatgagttgtcagtccgcccctggctcagACTTTAGTTTCCATACAAACTCAAAATTATTAGTAGACATTAAATGAAAAATACCCAAATATTACCAATAGGGCACAATCATCACTACTGTTCACTAAGATCGACACGTGCGTTCATGCCGGATTTCTTACAAGTTCGTATtttttagaaagcagccacatcCTGAGTTGGCAAAGCCTGTCCCCTGGCAGCAGGCTACATAAAAAGTTCCTTTACTCTttatggaagcagtggtctctctgcagaggtccagcCCTTTCTGACAGGTCAATCCCTCCAATGCTTGTTTTGGTAAATTAGGCAACACAAATCCAAACAAATGACTCCTCAAAGACGTCCTCTGCAGCTTCAGCGTCTGTTGTTTTGCTTTTTCTGTTTGTCGACTATAAAatgtcattgtttttttgtttttgtttttagacGTTGATATCGCTGTTTTCAAGCAACGCTGCATTTAAGGAAACCGTAAATTCTTCAGCAAACATTTGGTTTGATTTTTGGGCACATTTCttcgctttttttttctttttcctgatttctttttttgcattctttTTAGCTTTACTCACGAGAGTTTCCAGATTTTTCATCCATCCTTTGATCCCGGTTTGACAATTCCCGCCGGAAAAAGCTTTCTCAACCAAGACTTCTACGTAGGCTTCGTGTATCTTGTTTGCCTTCTTTCTTATACCGTCTTCAACCTCTCTGAGCAGGTACTCCTCGTACTTCTGCTCATGCCAGTTTGCCCGAGTGTCTTGTGCGCAACGGCAGCAATTGCAGCTCGATAGGAAGAGCCTGAGTGCGATGAGAACGCAAATACCCAAGAGTCCGACCACCTGCACAAGAAAAATATTCATTAGAGGAAAGTCATCCATTGGGGGGGGAAACGTAAGAGACAAGAAACCTTGACCCCTTCATGGCGGGGGGTAAAACAAACCGCCCAGACCCAGATCCCGCAACGTGGACAtgcgttagtaaaactgtacaaatCATCGCGACCACTTTGTGTATCCATgtgaaatacccccccccccttccctaaactgccgggctgcatgcttggataaaggtctggtatggattttgggttgggacccccacataattttttattattttggtgcggggttccccttaaaatacataccagacctgaagggcctggtatagattttggggggacgcCATGTcatatttgttttcattttggcaTGCGCTCTGTTTTTTTGGAgcagggttctccttaaaatccataccagactcaaagggcctgaaatagatttgggggaaccccccataattttttttcattttgccatggggttccccttaaaatacataccataccctaagggcctgatatagattgggggggggggctctgtttttttggtttttttggaGCAggattctccttaaaatccataccagacccgaatgacctgatatagattttggggggaccccgctaatttttgtttttggagcagggttctccttaaccacttccagacctgcgcacgacgatgtacgtcctctttttaaagatggatatctcggtaacggcagcagctgctgccacaaccgaggtatccatctttagtgtgcacggtccggtacacgataacggcggtctccgaggcggattcgccgcgagatcgccgttatcggtggcgggagagggccacctctaaatatgagatctgaggtctttttgaccccagatctcatatttaaaggagttctctgacctaaaagttttaacccccgctgtgcccgggctgtaaaaaaatagaaaataaactgtcacttacctgcctacgatcccccgttgtaacgatatcgccgtcccgttctccggtcccgggccccttccgcttcctgtgtgtcggtgactcatagtgcgctcagcctatcagcggccgcagcaatgtcccgtcgcggccactgataggctgagcgcactatgagtcaccgacccccaggaagtggaagagaccgggaccggagaacgggacggcgatatcggaacaacgggggatcgtaggcaggtaagtgacagtttattttctatttttttacagcccgggcacagcgggggttaaaacttttaggtcagagaactcctttaagaggacctgtcatgcttgtttctattacaagggatgtttacattccttataataggaataaaagtgatcaaattattattatttttttttcagtgtaaaaagtaataaaataaattaaaataaataagaaaacaaaaaattgttttttttaaagcgccccgtcccgacaagctcgcgcgcagaagcgaacgcatacgcgagtagcgcccgcatatgaaaacggtgttcaacaagtgaggtgtcgccgcgatcgttagagcgagagcaatcaaaaaatgcaacctacagaattttttaaacgtcgcctatcgagatttttaagggtaaaagtttgacgccatgcgggcggaatttttaagcgtgacatgttgggtatcattttactcggcgtaacattatctttcacaatatataaaaaaaaattgggccaaatttattgtcgtcttattttttaattcaaaaaaagaattttttcaaaaaaaagtgcgcttgtaagaccgctgcgcaaatacggtgtgacaaaaagtattgcaatgaccactattttattctctagggtgttagaaaaaaaatatatataatgtttgggggttttaagtaattttctagcagaaaaaactgttttagtcttgcaaacaccaaatctgaaaaacacctaaggtctggaagtggttaaaatccataccagacctgaagttcctgatatagattttggggggacaccatgtcattttttttttattttggcatgaggttccccttgaaatccataataatattgttaataataataataataataataataataataataatgttattattattatatcataataataatcataataataataataataataataataataataatgataataataataataataataataataataataataacaatttgtaatattattaatattgttattattaataattcataataataaaataataataaaaataataataaaacaaataacaacaataataataataacacaatcatgataattataataattgttattattattagtattattattattattgttgctgttattattagtaataataattcataataataaaataataataatgataataataataaaaataatataataataataagaataatagaaataataataattaacaataataatcatattaatatgattactattattattattgttcttatacaggatttatatagcaccatcagTTTGCACAGCAACGTACAAAATTTGTGCAGACagtgcagttacaatacaattcaatacaaaatAAATCAGATGGCCCTTCCTATTACATTGTTTATTACACTACACCAGAAAATaaatgggggggggcacaaatctgttatgttgcacttacctgcaCCTGTACCTGATGTATACATGTCTCTGAAGATTGCAGCAGCCAATTGGATTGTGGATATTATTTGGAttgtgcataggcgtgcgcacacagggtgtgccaggtgtgcctgggcgcaTCCTAATCAggctgtgctgcacagattccccctgctattTGGCTGCAGAAGAAGGGACTGTCTTAAAAGTGACATATCAGGGACCTGATATGTCCTCTAGAGACCTCTGACGTCtcacctaacccccccccccccccacattcacacacaccAATGGagctcctaaaaaaaatgtataaaaaataataataataatagaggtTTCGACCTCTGACATCACACCAAAGCCCCCAATGGAGCTCctaaaaaattgtgtatatatatatataaaaaaaataataataataataataataataataataataataatgttaatatattattaaataaaattgtaaaaaaaatctaaaacaaagttatgataaaaaataaaaaataataataataataataataataataataataataatataatattattattattaaataaaattgtaaaaaatagagaataaataaaaaaaagttatgataaaaaaaataataaaaataaactactgacatcattctcttccctactgacaccgtccgctgctctactgagagattttatatatatatatacagtaaaaccttggtttgcaagcataattcattccagaaacatgcttgtaatccaaagcacttgtatatcaaagcatttttttacagggtataaaagagaagagaggcgcctctaagtgtagcaataagttgctaaatgttgtaccttcattaaatgtaaccatattgctacacttagaggctcctctcttttatactcagttgtgacatgacgctgctcttatatcaagacatcggttgtatatcaaggcaacatttattaaaacattttgcttgtcttgcaaaacgctctcaaaccaagtcactctcaaaccaaggttttatatATAAACAACTTGTACCTGGCCTATTGGCTTGACTatggcatttccctctcctctccttagAAACTTGGCCAAGCACTCCAGGTATCTTCCATCACTTAACACGATCAAGAACCATAACATGGGAGCCGTGGAGATTCGGATGAAGGTGTAGCAGGAGCGGCACCCCGACCAGCAGGATCCGCACGACGCGCAGGGCAAGTCAGAAAACTTCCATCCCAGAAACAAGAGGATCAGACACGGCACAACGATGAAGAACAGGCTGTAGCCAAAGGACATCATGGCGTCTCCGGGACATTCAAAGTCACTTTCCACCAACTTCTCCAGCAGTAGAAGGAGAAGGGCCAGGCCCGTGGTGGACAGAATATTGAAGTAGGACAAGGCCAAGGTTCGGAAGGCATCCATCACGCTCATTGTGGAAGGCGGATAAAACGTCTCGGTTTGGCGTCGGCAATTGTTTCTCGGTCTTCTGAGTCTCAGGagctgctacatatatatataaccttTTTGCCTGCAAAATCTGGATTTTCAAGAACTTCTTGAAATCTGACCGTGGAAGCAAAAAAAACTTTCCGCTAGTTTTTCTAAGTAGACAAATTCTTTACATTGTAGTCTGTAAATGGAAAGTGAGCtccggggaaaaaaatgtaaaaacaataacACGTCTGATGCCGTCTATTACATTAACACGTCTGTTTTTTGACCGAATCTATCAGTGAAGAAACTaccatatataatatttggggggtctaggtaattttcgagcaaaaaatacggattttaacttgtaaacaccaaatgtcagaaataggcttagtcatgaaagggttaagatGCTGGCGCCTGCACCGGGAGCCGAGGGACAGGTCCTCTTCAGGTGAGGAtatcgcgggcgcccaggacaggtaagtgtccttattttaaaagtcagccgctgcgatatttgtagcttttttttttaggcggaactccgttttaataggtagattcagatagagttaggccggcttatcagtagataagccgacctaactccgaatctacgccgccgtatgtttaagcgtatgctcaaacagagatacacttaaacatatctaagatacgatggcttgcgccgttctatcttaggttgcaatttttcggatggccgctaggtggcgcttccattgcggccggcgtagattatgtaaatgagcttgtacgccgattcacgaaagtacgcccggccgccgcagtcgaattacgttgtttccgtaaggccttaggcggcctaaagttattccacctatgaggtggaataacaatgttaaagtatggccgccgttcccgccgcgaggttcgaattttttacgtcgtttgcgtaagtcgtccgcgaatcgggagttacgtcgtttacgtccacatcaaaatcaataggcccgtacggcgtacttagccgcaatgcgcactgggaaatgtaggcgcccagcgcatgcgcagtagcaaaacgtgaggtcaagcctcattaccatacaacacgcccccctccaaccaatttgaattaggcgcccttacgcccgccgcgattaCACTACGGCGCCCTAAGTaagaaggtaagtgctttgagaatcatgtacttgcctctcttacttaaggcggcgtagtgtaaacacgctaggctacgccgtcttaacattgcgcgcccgtacctgaatctacctataagtatcAATTGTACAATTTGGTTGTGATCCGCACTGCACACCGTAACATTATATTATGTTATTGCatcaatttgttttcttttttgtcatGATTGGCTGATCGAACAACATGGTTTTGCACTAATAAGAGAAAAAGTTTTATAAAATAGGCGTGGCCGTCACTGTAGCacgcaaaaaaaaagtctgtaaaaaaaaaaaattcctttgtcgcaaaagcacctgaaaagtccCTTCACAGCATTCCTATGTCTTGTTTTTAGATGACATTAGATAAGAACGCTGCTGACGCGATGAGCCGCATTCTGCGCAGGTATAGACCGGCAGCGTCACAACAATCTGTGGTTTAACCCTTTTGTTGCCAAGCCCTGCGCTTTACTTTTAAACTCTGCAGACCGGACCATTTTTGCAAAATTTcccattgcttttttttctttttcccttaaCCAATTCACCCCCTAGAAgaattttaccccccttcctgaccagagcactttttgcgatttggcactgcgtcgctttaactgacaatttgcgccgtggcacccaaaaaaaaaaaattcacgtccttttttttccacaagtagagctttatttcggtggtatttgatcacctcttctttttttccttttttttttttttggaacaaagAATCTCTGGTTTTACAGATACtgctgacaaaaaaataaaaataaagaaaaaacattta
Proteins encoded in this region:
- the LOC120944781 gene encoding uncharacterized protein LOC120944781 is translated as MSVMDAFRTLALSYFNILSTTGLALLLLLLEKLVESDFECPGDAMMSFGYSLFFIVVPCLILLFLGWKFSDLPCASCGSCWSGCRSCYTFIRISTAPMLWFLIVLSDGRYLECLAKFLRRGEGNAIVKPIGQVVGLLGICVLIALRLFLSSCNCCRCAQDTRANWHEQKYEEYLLREVEDGIRKKANKIHEAYVEVLVEKAFSGGNCQTGIKGWMKNLETLVSKAKKNAKKEIRKKKKKAKKCAQKSNQMFAEEFTVSLNAALLENSDINV